The following proteins are co-located in the Aminivibrio sp. genome:
- a CDS encoding cupin domain-containing protein: MKLVDMNRLEQEQILPGLRARFVHSENMTVAYWNMDAGAVFPLHDHSHEQVVNVVSGKVEISVKGEKIPLDEGCVLVLSPGEPHAVYAVTDSFMIDVFHPIRQDYKKE, from the coding sequence GTGAAACTTGTCGACATGAACCGGCTGGAACAGGAACAAATTCTTCCCGGCCTCAGGGCCAGGTTCGTTCACTCGGAGAACATGACGGTGGCCTACTGGAACATGGATGCGGGAGCGGTTTTTCCTCTTCATGACCACTCCCACGAGCAGGTGGTGAACGTGGTGTCGGGAAAGGTGGAGATCTCCGTCAAGGGAGAGAAGATCCCGCTCGACGAAGGATGCGTCCTCGTCCTCTCGCCGGGAGAGCCCCATGCGGTGTACGCCGTGACGGACAGCTTCATGATCGACGTGTTCCACCCCATCCGGCAGGATTACAAAAAAGAGTAA
- a CDS encoding PQQ-binding-like beta-propeller repeat protein, translating to MKKVTKHSMYGVVLAAAIIGLLSSTPAQAWQGAQKWVFGAETSVSGSPLVVGDVLLIGDNNGKLYALDKNSGKALWSFNTGASIKGRPAVIEKNVYFGGTNGTFFALDVNTGTERWRYSPAEVNTPGGSWSSPAAGDGRVYFNSVDGKVYALSGSTGNLLWNYDTGRGLRSAPAYSDGLVFIGAYEGVFHALNAKTGHREWGGGSGGAIGSAAAVSDGVVYFGSWDGTLQAVLIKGVVPQWKFDAGESITTSAAAAGGRLFFGTINGKMIALDKASGTRIWEFAVPGGIHSTPAVHEGIVFFGSDGGTFYGLDAASGREVWKFKSDREIMSDPVVADGVLYFGGFDGKVYAFE from the coding sequence ATGAAAAAGGTCACAAAACACTCGATGTACGGGGTGGTTTTAGCGGCGGCGATCATCGGTTTACTTTCCTCCACTCCGGCTCAGGCATGGCAGGGAGCGCAAAAATGGGTTTTTGGCGCGGAAACGAGCGTTTCCGGCTCCCCCCTCGTCGTAGGAGACGTTCTTCTTATAGGGGACAACAACGGGAAACTGTACGCTCTCGACAAGAATTCGGGCAAGGCGCTGTGGTCTTTCAATACTGGGGCTTCAATCAAAGGTCGGCCCGCAGTCATCGAAAAAAACGTCTATTTCGGCGGTACGAACGGAACTTTTTTCGCTCTGGATGTGAACACCGGGACCGAACGCTGGCGCTACAGTCCGGCGGAAGTCAACACTCCGGGAGGATCATGGTCATCCCCGGCGGCAGGCGATGGGCGCGTCTATTTTAACAGCGTCGACGGCAAAGTGTATGCCCTCAGCGGAAGCACGGGGAATCTTCTCTGGAACTACGACACGGGCAGGGGGCTCCGCTCCGCTCCGGCGTACAGCGACGGCCTTGTTTTCATCGGAGCGTACGAAGGCGTCTTCCACGCCCTGAACGCGAAAACCGGCCACAGAGAGTGGGGCGGCGGAAGCGGCGGCGCAATAGGTTCAGCCGCGGCGGTATCTGATGGAGTGGTGTACTTCGGCAGTTGGGACGGCACGCTTCAAGCCGTGCTCATCAAGGGAGTTGTTCCCCAGTGGAAATTTGACGCGGGCGAATCCATAACAACATCCGCGGCAGCAGCCGGAGGGCGGCTTTTCTTCGGCACGATCAACGGAAAGATGATCGCTCTCGATAAAGCCTCAGGGACCAGGATATGGGAGTTCGCCGTTCCGGGGGGCATTCACTCCACACCGGCGGTGCACGAAGGGATCGTTTTCTTTGGAAGCGACGGAGGCACTTTTTACGGCCTTGACGCCGCAAGCGGACGGGAAGTATGGAAGTTCAAATCGGACAGGGAGATTATGTCGGATCCTGTAGTTGCGGACGGCGTGCTCTATTTCGGCGGTTTTGACGGAAAAGTCTACGCATTCGAATAG
- a CDS encoding lipid-binding SYLF domain-containing protein — MGDLLQQARGVAIFPSVLKAAFVFGAQYGEGLVLRRDNNTGNWYGPSFASVTGVSYGLQIGAQSISLVLVITNDDGFKGFMENNVTLGGDIAVAAGPVGRRGELGTDYKFDASIYSYSMTKGLFAGVSLKGASVGVSEQTNKDYWGKSITAENALGRRASSADMQPLIKELNKLIRESK, encoded by the coding sequence ATGGGTGACCTGCTCCAGCAGGCCAGGGGCGTGGCGATTTTCCCGTCCGTTCTCAAAGCGGCTTTTGTGTTCGGAGCCCAATACGGTGAAGGACTGGTGCTCCGCCGCGACAACAATACCGGAAATTGGTACGGACCTTCCTTCGCCTCGGTGACGGGTGTTTCCTACGGGCTGCAGATAGGCGCCCAGTCCATATCTCTGGTTCTTGTAATCACCAACGACGACGGTTTTAAAGGATTTATGGAGAACAACGTGACTCTCGGAGGCGATATCGCCGTGGCCGCAGGCCCCGTGGGACGGAGGGGGGAGCTTGGAACCGACTATAAGTTTGACGCGTCGATTTACAGCTATTCCATGACAAAGGGATTGTTCGCCGGAGTTTCTCTCAAGGGAGCTTCCGTCGGAGTGAGCGAACAGACAAACAAAGACTATTGGGGAAAGTCCATTACCGCCGAGAACGCTCTGGGAAGACGGGCTTCCTCCGCTGACATGCAGCCTCTTATCAAAGAACTGAACAAGCTGATCCGCGAATCGAAATAG